A stretch of Xenopus laevis strain J_2021 chromosome 8S, Xenopus_laevis_v10.1, whole genome shotgun sequence DNA encodes these proteins:
- the LOC108700055 gene encoding ras-related protein Rab-9B, translating into MSGKSLLLKVILLGDGGVGKSSLMNRYVTNKFDSQAFHTIGVEFLNRDLEVDGRLVTLQIWDTAGQERFKSLRTPFYRGADCCLLTFSVDDRQSFENLSSWRKEFVLYADVKEPDVFPFVVLGNKVDMSEREVSTVEAQAWCNENGRYPYLETSAKDDRNVDGAFEEVVRQALAVEEQVEHSVLGFTIDLHSSQSSVSSCC; encoded by the coding sequence ATGAGTGGAAAGTCTCTGCTCCTGAAAGTTATCCTTCTTGGGGATGGTGGAGTTGGGAAGAGCTCACTAATGAACCGGTATGTCACAAATAAATTTGACTCTCAAGCCTTTCACACTATTGGAGTGGAATTTCTTAACCGGGACTTGGAAGTTGATGGCCGATTAGTTACCCTACAAATATGGGACACAGCTGGTCAAGAACGCTTTAAGAGTCTGCGTACACCATTCTACCGTGGGGCTGATTGCTGTCTATTAACCTTTAGCGTGGACGACAGGCAGAGTTTTGAGAATCTTAGCAGCTGGAGAAAGGAGTTTGTTTTGTATGCAGATGTCAAGGAACCTGATGTATTTCCATTTGTGGTACTGGGCAACAAGGTGGACATGAGTGAAAGGGAGGTAAGCACTGTGGAGGCCCAGGCCTGGTGCAATGAGAATGGTCGATATCCATACCTAGAAACAAGCGCCAAAGATGACAGAAATGTGGATGGTGCATTCGAAGAAGTAGTGAGGCAGGCATTGGCTGTGGAGGAGCAGGTGGAGCATTCTGTACTGGGCTTTACCATAGATCTCCACAGCAGCCAAAGTTCAGTGTCATCCTGCTGCTGA